In Ensifer canadensis, a genomic segment contains:
- a CDS encoding FAD-binding oxidoreductase translates to MTDVQFSGLQGETVTLSTDLLEMLGTRCRGNVCLAGQAGYDEARTIWNAMIDRRPGAVVRCHGAGDVVKAVQFARDNGLLLSVRGGGHNISGNAVCEGGLLIDLSPMRSVRVDDKARTARVEPGATLGEFDKEAQAFGLATPLGINSTTGVAGLTLGGGFGWLSRKYGFTVDNLISADVVTADGELVHANTTENPDLFWALRGGGGNFGVVTSFEFKLHPVGPDLVSGLIVHPFAHARELLAGYRRVAAAASDDLTIWVVLRKAPPLPFLPEEVHGKEILVFAVCYAGEPSRAEEALEPLRSLGEPIADVVGVQPYSAWQTAFDPLLTPGAFNYWKSHNFTALSDGLFEILSEHIGTLPTDECEIFIGQLGGASSRVAPDATAYPHREAKFVMNVHTRWRDQADEQPSIDWARAIFAAAAPHATGGVYVNFMPEDETERVAQAYGGNHARLAALKAKYDPGNLFRLNQNIQPERKSG, encoded by the coding sequence ATGACAGATGTTCAATTTAGTGGGCTTCAGGGCGAAACGGTCACCCTTTCAACCGACCTTTTGGAGATGTTGGGAACTCGGTGTCGCGGGAACGTGTGTTTGGCCGGCCAGGCTGGTTACGACGAGGCCAGGACAATCTGGAACGCCATGATCGATCGGCGGCCTGGGGCTGTGGTGCGCTGCCATGGCGCAGGAGATGTCGTAAAGGCGGTGCAGTTTGCCCGCGACAACGGATTGCTCCTCTCTGTACGCGGTGGCGGTCACAACATATCCGGCAATGCCGTCTGCGAAGGCGGACTTTTGATCGATCTTTCGCCGATGCGTTCTGTCCGGGTCGATGACAAGGCACGCACCGCGAGGGTCGAGCCTGGCGCGACGCTCGGAGAGTTCGACAAAGAGGCGCAGGCGTTCGGTCTTGCCACCCCGCTCGGTATCAACTCAACCACAGGGGTGGCCGGTCTCACGCTTGGGGGTGGTTTCGGGTGGCTCAGTCGCAAATACGGATTCACGGTAGACAATCTGATTTCGGCCGATGTGGTGACCGCCGACGGCGAGCTTGTCCATGCAAACACAACGGAAAATCCGGACCTATTCTGGGCTCTTCGCGGCGGCGGTGGAAATTTTGGCGTGGTCACGTCGTTCGAGTTCAAGCTGCATCCGGTCGGTCCCGATCTGGTATCCGGGCTGATCGTTCATCCGTTTGCCCACGCCCGTGAACTTCTTGCGGGGTATCGCCGCGTGGCGGCCGCTGCGTCCGACGATCTTACCATTTGGGTGGTCCTGCGTAAGGCGCCGCCATTGCCGTTCCTGCCCGAAGAGGTGCACGGCAAGGAAATCCTCGTCTTCGCCGTCTGCTATGCCGGTGAGCCGAGCAGAGCCGAGGAGGCACTTGAACCACTGCGTTCGCTTGGCGAACCGATCGCCGACGTCGTCGGCGTGCAGCCATATTCCGCATGGCAGACGGCATTCGATCCGCTTCTCACGCCAGGGGCATTCAACTATTGGAAGTCGCACAATTTCACGGCCCTGAGCGACGGGTTGTTTGAGATCCTGAGCGAACATATAGGGACGTTGCCGACTGATGAATGTGAAATCTTCATCGGGCAGCTCGGTGGTGCCAGCAGCCGCGTGGCACCCGACGCGACCGCCTATCCGCATCGCGAGGCCAAGTTTGTCATGAACGTTCACACCAGGTGGCGTGACCAGGCCGACGAACAACCCTCCATCGATTGGGCGCGGGCAATCTTTGCCGCGGCTGCGCCACATGCGACAGGTGGCGTCTACGTCAACTTCATGCCGGAGGATGAAACCGAAAGGGTCGCCCAGGCCTATGGTGGCAACCATGCACGGCTGGCGGCGCTTAAAGCCAAGTACGATCCTGGCAATCTCTTCCGGCTCAACCAGAATATCCAGCCAGAACGAAAATCGGGCTAA